The proteins below are encoded in one region of bacterium:
- the pdxT gene encoding pyridoxal 5'-phosphate synthase glutaminase subunit PdxT, translated as MTARDPKHNGAPAKIGVLALQGDVIEHVKMLRGLGVEAIEVRTPEDLAKVDALVIPGGESTTIGKLAVEYGLDRAIPARVKEGMPVYGTCAGMIALSKQASGGEPPLLRLMNITVRRNAYGRQVDSFETDLEIPALGGPPLHAVFIRAPAIENVGPDVEVLASLGGKPVLARQGNMLVSAFHPELTADDRVHRYFVEMLKKKR; from the coding sequence GTGACGGCGCGCGACCCCAAGCACAACGGAGCGCCGGCGAAGATCGGCGTCCTCGCCCTCCAGGGCGACGTGATCGAGCACGTGAAGATGCTCCGGGGGCTCGGCGTCGAGGCGATCGAGGTGCGCACGCCCGAAGACCTGGCGAAGGTCGACGCGCTGGTCATTCCCGGGGGCGAGTCGACGACGATCGGGAAGCTCGCGGTGGAGTACGGTCTCGACCGGGCGATCCCGGCGCGGGTGAAAGAGGGTATGCCGGTGTACGGCACCTGCGCCGGGATGATCGCGCTGTCGAAACAGGCGAGCGGCGGCGAACCGCCGCTGCTGCGCCTGATGAACATCACCGTCCGGCGCAACGCGTACGGGCGCCAGGTGGATTCGTTCGAAACGGATTTGGAGATTCCGGCCCTCGGCGGGCCGCCGCTGCACGCCGTGTTCATCCGCGCCCCCGCGATCGAGAACGTGGGGCCGGACGTCGAGGTGCTCGCGTCGCTCGGCGGCAAACCGGTGCTGGCCCGGCAGGGCAACATGCTCGTTTCCGCGTTTCATCCCGAACTGACCGCGGACGACCGGGTGCACCGCTACTTTGTCGAGATGCTGAAGAAGAAGCGCTGA
- a CDS encoding ABC transporter substrate-binding protein: protein MRTNAVARILAVCVVPLLMWSASGAPASGQAQSGGAIRVATNAEPTTFDWMSSTATATRLVAWHVFEGLFAIDQQYEVRPLLAQGYTVSDDGLRYTIKLRAGLKFHNGQSVTADDVIASLARWGKLSSGGQETFKYVKGLRAVDPGTVEITLAAPFTPLITSLGDPKQSAIIVPKAIAERAGLKPLEELVGTGPYIFKKWTPGQEIVLARNPAYASRTENWGGITGRKVAYADEIHFFPVTDPQVRLAGVSTGQYDLALELPPDLYAKVKANRRLSADIVKVFSWTGVVFNKAHGPFTDMRLRQAVLYSMKNADLMAAAAGPKAFWQLDPGLFFPEQHDVYSRAGADLYDHQNLDKARALLREAGYKGQKIVVMSTKDYTWNNNTAQVLVPEMQAAGFTVDSQVYDWPTLLSRRTKPEMFDIFLTGFSPSIDPTGVIFFGKTWPGWYKSEAMDAALAQWSRAPVTALEARRKIMDQIQTIFYTEVPVAKVGNQFGLEVYNDHLHGYTGYFDVRFWNTWVTH from the coding sequence GTGCGCACAAACGCTGTGGCGCGAATCCTCGCGGTGTGTGTCGTTCCGCTCCTGATGTGGTCCGCCTCGGGGGCGCCGGCGTCCGGGCAGGCCCAGTCGGGCGGGGCCATCCGCGTGGCCACGAACGCGGAGCCGACGACGTTCGACTGGATGTCCTCCACGGCCACAGCGACGAGGCTCGTCGCGTGGCATGTCTTCGAAGGCCTCTTCGCCATCGACCAGCAGTACGAGGTCCGGCCGCTGCTCGCGCAGGGCTACACGGTCAGCGACGACGGCCTCCGCTACACGATCAAGCTGCGGGCGGGCCTCAAGTTCCATAATGGCCAGTCCGTGACGGCCGACGACGTGATCGCGTCGCTCGCGCGGTGGGGCAAACTGAGCAGCGGCGGGCAGGAGACGTTCAAGTACGTCAAGGGACTCCGCGCGGTCGACCCGGGCACGGTCGAGATCACGCTCGCCGCGCCGTTCACGCCGCTCATCACGAGCCTCGGCGATCCAAAACAGTCCGCGATCATCGTGCCGAAGGCGATCGCCGAGCGCGCCGGGCTCAAGCCGCTCGAGGAGCTCGTCGGCACGGGCCCCTACATCTTCAAGAAGTGGACGCCGGGCCAGGAGATCGTGCTCGCGCGCAACCCCGCGTACGCGTCACGCACGGAGAACTGGGGCGGGATCACCGGCCGCAAGGTCGCGTACGCCGACGAGATCCACTTCTTTCCCGTGACCGATCCCCAAGTCCGTCTGGCCGGCGTCTCGACCGGACAGTACGATCTCGCGCTCGAGCTCCCGCCCGATCTCTACGCCAAGGTCAAGGCCAACCGCCGGCTGAGCGCGGACATCGTGAAGGTGTTCAGCTGGACCGGCGTCGTGTTCAACAAGGCGCACGGGCCGTTCACCGACATGCGGCTGCGCCAGGCCGTGCTGTACTCGATGAAGAACGCGGACCTGATGGCCGCGGCCGCGGGGCCGAAGGCGTTCTGGCAGCTGGACCCGGGCCTCTTCTTCCCGGAGCAGCACGACGTGTACAGCCGCGCCGGCGCCGACCTCTACGACCATCAAAACCTCGACAAAGCCCGCGCACTCCTCCGCGAGGCCGGCTACAAGGGCCAGAAGATCGTCGTCATGTCGACGAAGGACTACACCTGGAACAACAACACCGCGCAGGTGCTGGTGCCGGAGATGCAGGCCGCCGGGTTCACGGTCGACTCGCAGGTGTACGATTGGCCGACGCTGCTGAGCCGGCGGACCAAGCCGGAGATGTTCGACATCTTCCTGACCGGGTTCTCGCCGTCGATCGATCCGACCGGCGTCATCTTCTTCGGGAAGACCTGGCCGGGCTGGTACAAGAGCGAGGCGATGGACGCGGCGCTGGCGCAGTGGAGCCGCGCCCCGGTGACGGCGCTCGAGGCGCGGCGGAAGATCATGGATCAGATTCAGACGATCTTCTATACCGAGGTGCCGGTCGCCAAGGTGGGCAATCAGTTCGGGCTCGAGGTGTACAACGACCACCTGCACGGCTACACCGGGTATTTCGACGTCCGCTTCTGGAACACGTGGGTGACGCACTGA
- a CDS encoding ParB/RepB/Spo0J family partition protein codes for MIKRGLGRGLDALIPGAAAEPAGAATELDVYKIAPNPFQPRRDFAGPEFDELVASVRRHGVLQPVMVRPTGTGYELVAGERRWRAAKDAGLVTIPAVVRHVADREMLEIALVENLKRSDLNPIERAMAYRRLSEEFQLTQDQVAEAVGSSRPAVANTVRLLDLPPAVQASIGQGRISEGHGRALLMAPDTKALLEIWKTVEEKSLSVRDTEALVQARLRRVSRETSGKDGRRRDPQLVDLETQLRERYTTTVAIHGRGARGTIELRYFSAQDLERLIDLLLR; via the coding sequence ATGATTAAACGCGGACTCGGACGGGGACTGGACGCGCTCATTCCGGGAGCGGCGGCCGAGCCGGCGGGCGCTGCGACCGAACTCGATGTATACAAGATCGCGCCGAACCCGTTCCAGCCGCGCCGCGATTTCGCCGGGCCGGAATTCGACGAGTTGGTGGCGTCGGTGCGCCGGCACGGCGTGCTTCAACCGGTCATGGTCCGTCCCACGGGCACCGGCTACGAACTCGTCGCCGGCGAGCGGCGGTGGCGGGCGGCCAAGGACGCGGGGCTCGTTACCATTCCCGCGGTGGTCAGGCACGTAGCGGATCGCGAGATGCTCGAAATCGCCTTGGTCGAGAATCTGAAGCGTAGCGACTTGAACCCGATCGAGCGGGCGATGGCGTACCGCCGCCTGTCGGAGGAGTTTCAGCTGACGCAGGACCAGGTGGCGGAGGCAGTTGGATCGAGCCGGCCGGCCGTCGCCAACACCGTCCGGCTCCTCGATCTGCCCCCCGCCGTCCAAGCGTCGATTGGGCAGGGACGGATCAGCGAGGGACACGGACGGGCGCTGCTCATGGCTCCGGACACCAAGGCACTGCTCGAGATCTGGAAGACCGTCGAAGAGAAGTCACTCTCGGTGCGGGATACCGAAGCGCTCGTCCAAGCCAGGCTTCGCCGTGTTTCACGTGAAACATCGGGGAAAGACGGCAGGCGACGAGATCCACAGCTGGTGGACCTCGAGACGCAGCTCCGGGAGCGGTACACGACAACGGTGGCGATCCACGGGCGTGGCGCCCGCGGCACGATCGAGCTCCGCTACTTTTCCGCCCAGGACCTCGAGCGGCTCATCGACCTGCTTCTCCGCTAG
- the pdxS gene encoding pyridoxal 5'-phosphate synthase lyase subunit PdxS: MAEVGTVKLKRGLAQMLKGGVIMDVTTADQAKIAEDAGACAVMALERVPADIRKEGGVARMADPLKIKEIMEVVTIPVMAKARIGHFVEAQTLEALGVDYIDESEVLTPADERYHINKHLFKVPFVCGCRDLGEALRRIGEGAAMIRTKGEAGTGNVVEAVRHMRAVMDGIRILQVTPEEELMTAAKELGAPYELVLEVRTLGRLPVVNFSAGGIATPADAALMMQLGCDGNFVGSGIFKSDDPAKRAKAIVEATTHFKDADVIARVSEGIGEAMKGLDVRKLPEAELLQTRGW, from the coding sequence ATGGCAGAGGTCGGAACGGTCAAGCTGAAGCGGGGTCTGGCGCAGATGTTGAAGGGCGGCGTCATCATGGACGTGACGACCGCGGATCAGGCGAAGATCGCGGAGGACGCCGGCGCGTGCGCCGTGATGGCGCTCGAGCGCGTACCCGCCGACATCCGCAAAGAGGGCGGCGTCGCGCGGATGGCGGACCCGCTCAAGATCAAGGAGATCATGGAGGTCGTGACGATTCCGGTCATGGCGAAGGCGCGGATCGGGCATTTCGTGGAGGCCCAGACGCTCGAGGCCCTCGGCGTCGACTACATCGACGAGAGCGAAGTGCTGACGCCGGCCGACGAGCGGTATCACATCAACAAGCATCTGTTCAAGGTGCCGTTCGTCTGCGGCTGCCGCGACCTCGGTGAGGCGCTGCGCCGGATCGGCGAGGGCGCCGCGATGATCCGCACGAAGGGCGAGGCCGGCACCGGCAACGTCGTCGAGGCCGTGCGGCACATGCGCGCGGTGATGGACGGCATCCGGATTCTGCAGGTCACGCCCGAGGAGGAGCTGATGACGGCCGCCAAGGAGCTGGGCGCGCCGTACGAGCTGGTCCTGGAAGTGCGGACGCTCGGCCGCCTGCCCGTCGTGAACTTCTCGGCCGGCGGCATTGCCACGCCCGCGGACGCGGCGCTCATGATGCAGCTCGGCTGCGACGGCAACTTCGTCGGCTCCGGGATCTTCAAGTCCGACGATCCGGCGAAGCGGGCCAAGGCGATCGTCGAAGCGACCACCCACTTCAAGGATGCCGATGTGATCGCGCGGGTCTCCGAAGGCATCGGCGAGGCGATGAAGGGCCTCGACGTCCGCAAGCTGCCCGAGGCCGAACTGCTGCAGACGCGGGGCTGGTAG
- a CDS encoding PLP-dependent aminotransferase family protein, with the protein MEALLRPAVRSNVISLAGGIPDPTLFPVRALGRMWHRALAVEDPKFLQYGSPQGDPSLRGWIADHCGAAGIAARPDDVLITSGSQQAIDLVARTLVAPGDPVLVESPTFLTALDVFEGRGANLIGVPVDADGMRVDAAAAVIERYRPRIVYTIPTAHNPTGVAMSDERRRRLAALARQHNLIVLEDDTCSEFSYDGEALSAIKAYDSGGHVMFIRSFSKTVIPGLRVGCIVAHGPVMARLIEAKLVMDRFTSPLIQRTLWRYLSSKQYERDLRIARETYRRRRDTVLRVLEASMPAGVAWTRPTAGFNLWLTLPQEVPAREAFAEALKEGVACGLGDLFLPHTPPPSGLRLSFADKPEEVLAEGVRRLSSALRRLLSARSGQADEQTEYVTSV; encoded by the coding sequence ATGGAAGCCCTACTCAGACCGGCGGTGCGGTCGAACGTCATTTCGCTGGCCGGGGGAATTCCGGATCCAACTCTGTTTCCCGTGCGCGCGCTTGGCAGGATGTGGCACCGCGCACTCGCCGTCGAGGACCCGAAGTTTCTCCAATACGGCTCGCCCCAGGGGGACCCGAGTCTGCGCGGTTGGATCGCCGACCACTGCGGGGCGGCCGGGATCGCGGCGCGCCCCGACGACGTCCTGATCACGTCGGGTTCCCAGCAGGCGATCGACCTGGTGGCCCGGACGCTCGTCGCGCCGGGTGACCCCGTCCTCGTCGAAAGCCCGACATTCCTCACGGCGCTCGATGTCTTTGAGGGCCGGGGCGCGAACCTGATCGGTGTGCCGGTTGATGCCGACGGCATGCGCGTCGACGCGGCCGCGGCGGTGATCGAGCGCTACCGGCCGCGCATCGTCTACACGATCCCCACGGCGCACAACCCGACCGGCGTGGCAATGAGCGACGAACGGCGGCGCCGCCTTGCCGCGCTGGCCCGCCAGCATAACCTCATCGTGCTGGAAGACGACACCTGCAGCGAATTCTCCTACGACGGCGAGGCCTTGTCGGCGATTAAGGCGTATGACAGCGGCGGCCATGTCATGTTCATCCGGAGCTTCTCCAAGACGGTCATTCCGGGGCTTCGTGTCGGCTGCATTGTCGCGCACGGACCGGTGATGGCTAGGCTAATTGAGGCCAAGCTGGTGATGGACCGGTTCACCTCGCCGTTGATCCAGCGCACCTTGTGGCGGTACCTATCGTCGAAACAGTACGAGCGGGATCTACGAATCGCCCGGGAGACGTACAGGCGGCGGCGGGACACTGTGTTGAGGGTGCTCGAGGCCTCCATGCCGGCCGGGGTCGCGTGGACCAGGCCGACGGCGGGCTTCAACCTGTGGTTGACGCTGCCTCAGGAGGTTCCGGCCCGCGAAGCGTTTGCCGAGGCCCTCAAGGAAGGCGTCGCCTGCGGACTCGGTGATCTCTTCCTGCCGCACACGCCGCCGCCGTCTGGACTGCGGCTGTCGTTTGCGGACAAACCCGAAGAGGTGCTCGCGGAGGGTGTCAGGCGGCTGTCGTCGGCACTGCGACGGCTCCTGTCCGCCCGGTCCGGCCAGGCGGACGAGCAGACGGAGTACGTGACCAGCGTGTAA
- a CDS encoding ParA family protein — protein MALSTQHTGVVGTAHAFAIVNQKGGVGKSTTAVNLGASLATLGHRILLVDMDPQGNCTSGAGINKAALDASTYDAVVMGAPLPGVVVTTPTERLDVAPADSRLAAAEVELVPQIARESKLKTALGAVRDGYDVILIDCPPSLGLLTVNALTAAEACLIPVQCEYYALEGLTQLVETIGLVRRHLNPGLRIAGVLLTMVDPRTKLSDQVGAEVRRHFGDLVFRAEIPRSVRLAEAPSYGQPVSAYAPSSRGAAAYGELAVEVAERFGLRPRPDAEAAAVPPGLNPTTMVRGDYND, from the coding sequence ATCGCACTTTCGACGCAGCACACAGGAGTCGTCGGTACGGCGCACGCGTTTGCGATCGTGAACCAGAAAGGCGGCGTGGGAAAGTCCACCACCGCCGTCAACCTCGGCGCCTCCCTCGCGACGCTCGGCCATCGCATCCTCCTCGTGGACATGGATCCGCAGGGCAACTGCACGAGCGGTGCCGGCATCAACAAAGCGGCCCTCGACGCGAGCACCTATGACGCGGTGGTCATGGGCGCGCCGCTGCCGGGCGTCGTCGTGACAACGCCGACCGAACGTCTCGATGTCGCGCCGGCCGATTCGCGCCTCGCGGCCGCTGAGGTCGAGCTCGTCCCCCAAATCGCCCGGGAATCCAAGTTGAAGACCGCGCTCGGTGCCGTGCGGGACGGCTACGACGTGATCCTGATCGACTGTCCGCCGTCGCTCGGGCTGCTCACGGTCAACGCGCTGACGGCGGCCGAGGCGTGCCTCATCCCGGTGCAGTGCGAGTACTACGCGCTGGAAGGCCTGACGCAGCTGGTCGAAACGATCGGGCTCGTGCGGCGGCATCTCAATCCCGGCCTGCGGATCGCCGGCGTGCTGCTCACAATGGTGGATCCGCGCACCAAGCTTTCCGATCAGGTCGGCGCCGAGGTCCGCCGGCATTTCGGCGATCTCGTATTCAGAGCGGAGATCCCGCGGAGCGTCCGCCTCGCGGAGGCGCCGAGCTACGGCCAGCCGGTCTCGGCCTACGCGCCGTCGTCGCGCGGCGCGGCGGCGTATGGGGAGCTCGCCGTCGAGGTCGCGGAGCGATTCGGTTTGAGACCGCGCCCGGACGCTGAAGCCGCGGCCGTTCCGCCGGGACTGAACCCGACAACCATGGTGAGGGGTGACTACAATGATTAA
- a CDS encoding HD domain-containing protein — MVAETPSVNLQKHMLAVEAVMRAYARKFGEDEDTWGLVGLLHDVDYEKHPSQEAGHPFVGVELLRGRGLPEPLCRAILSHADYSGVSRESRMEKTLFAADELSGFVIAVALVRPSRAIGEVDVSAVLKKMKDKAFARAVRREDITAGAELLGVSLEEHVGVVIEALKGIASQLGLEGTRAGAGGQAAGNS, encoded by the coding sequence TTGGTCGCTGAGACGCCCTCGGTCAATCTGCAGAAACATATGCTGGCGGTCGAGGCTGTAATGCGCGCCTACGCTCGGAAGTTCGGCGAAGATGAGGACACTTGGGGCCTTGTCGGCCTGCTGCACGATGTCGATTACGAGAAGCACCCGTCGCAGGAGGCCGGCCACCCGTTCGTGGGAGTCGAGCTGTTGCGCGGGCGCGGGCTGCCGGAGCCGCTCTGCCGGGCCATCCTCTCGCACGCCGATTACAGCGGCGTATCGAGGGAGAGCCGCATGGAAAAGACGCTGTTCGCAGCCGACGAGCTGTCCGGCTTCGTGATCGCGGTCGCGCTCGTCCGGCCGTCGCGGGCCATCGGTGAGGTCGATGTGTCGGCGGTGCTCAAGAAGATGAAAGACAAAGCGTTCGCGCGCGCGGTCCGCCGCGAGGACATCACGGCCGGCGCGGAACTGTTGGGCGTGTCGCTCGAGGAGCACGTCGGCGTCGTAATCGAGGCGCTCAAAGGCATCGCATCGCAACTTGGTTTGGAAGGCACCCGGGCCGGTGCCGGCGGACAAGCCGCCGGAAACAGCTAG
- a CDS encoding response regulator transcription factor produces the protein MMEDSRGESITIAIVEPHALYRDLLRTGLSAVPGFQVVGAFADGESARGIVERSPAVAVIDVDLRAPLSGIRLGLSVKARLPRMGVVWLADHFQPYFAIAPGRTVGWAYLLKKSTNFAGLTRAIEGAARGLIVLDPDLAQEYPAERRPRLDLTPRQGEILGLMAAGFTNSAIAGILELSGKSIENQINQVYQRLLIDAKHEHVQPRVHAVLAYAQALAVAAPGGDGGLH, from the coding sequence ATGATGGAGGATTCGCGAGGGGAGTCCATCACGATCGCAATTGTCGAACCTCATGCCCTCTATCGGGATCTGCTTCGAACCGGGCTCTCGGCGGTGCCGGGGTTCCAGGTGGTCGGCGCGTTCGCCGATGGCGAGAGCGCCCGAGGAATCGTCGAGCGGTCGCCCGCGGTAGCCGTGATCGATGTGGATCTGCGGGCCCCGTTGAGCGGAATCCGGCTCGGCCTGTCGGTGAAAGCGCGCCTTCCCCGGATGGGCGTCGTGTGGCTCGCGGATCACTTCCAACCGTACTTCGCGATTGCGCCCGGACGAACGGTGGGGTGGGCCTATCTCCTGAAGAAATCGACCAACTTCGCGGGTCTCACTCGAGCGATCGAAGGGGCGGCGCGCGGCCTGATTGTCCTCGATCCCGATCTCGCGCAGGAGTACCCGGCGGAGCGCCGCCCGCGGCTGGATTTGACGCCCCGGCAGGGCGAGATTCTCGGACTGATGGCCGCGGGTTTCACGAACAGCGCGATCGCCGGAATCTTGGAATTGAGCGGCAAATCCATCGAAAATCAGATCAACCAAGTGTACCAGCGGCTGCTGATCGACGCGAAGCATGAACACGTGCAGCCGCGGGTGCACGCCGTTCTCGCGTACGCCCAAGCGCTCGCCGTTGCTGCGCCCGGCGGCGACGGCGGCCTCCACTAG
- a CDS encoding ABC transporter permease, with protein MDRFLRALVRRRPIAAAALGVLAAITLAALLAPALGLIAPDRIDMAGRLAPPGSGHPLGTDNFGRDILSRVVYSGRVSLLIGLGVMAASTAAGTLVGLAAGYYRRVDAVAMRVLDGLMSFPAILLALALVAALGVGARNEIIAIALVYFPRTARIVRGSTLQLKQRAFVEAAVALGEGDGRILTVHILRNALTPLIVQSTFVFAEAILADAALSFLGLGVRPPTPTWGNMLDDAHIYVETAPWFVVFPGVAIVLTVLSLNLVGDALRDLADPYAAAARRGLGAAGGPAAGDHDTRAAGPGTRDAVRGLPEPAQE; from the coding sequence ATGGACAGGTTTCTGCGGGCGCTCGTCCGGCGGCGTCCGATCGCCGCGGCGGCGCTCGGGGTACTCGCGGCCATCACGCTGGCGGCCCTGCTCGCGCCCGCGCTCGGCCTGATCGCACCCGACCGGATCGACATGGCCGGCCGGCTCGCGCCCCCCGGGTCCGGCCATCCGCTCGGCACGGACAACTTCGGACGCGACATCCTGAGCCGCGTCGTCTACAGCGGCCGCGTCTCGCTGCTGATCGGCCTCGGCGTGATGGCGGCCAGCACCGCCGCGGGCACGCTCGTTGGGCTCGCGGCCGGGTACTACCGGCGCGTCGACGCGGTCGCGATGCGCGTCCTCGACGGCCTGATGTCCTTTCCGGCCATCCTGCTGGCGCTCGCGCTCGTGGCGGCGCTCGGCGTCGGCGCGCGCAACGAGATCATCGCGATCGCGCTCGTCTACTTCCCGCGCACGGCGCGGATCGTGCGCGGCTCGACCCTGCAGCTCAAGCAGCGGGCGTTCGTCGAGGCCGCGGTCGCTCTCGGCGAAGGCGACGGGCGCATCCTCACGGTGCACATCCTCCGCAACGCGCTGACGCCGCTCATCGTGCAGTCCACGTTCGTGTTCGCGGAGGCGATCCTCGCCGACGCGGCGCTCTCGTTCCTCGGCCTCGGCGTGCGGCCGCCCACGCCCACCTGGGGCAACATGCTCGACGACGCCCATATCTACGTCGAGACGGCGCCGTGGTTCGTCGTCTTCCCCGGCGTCGCGATCGTGCTGACCGTCCTGTCCCTCAATCTGGTCGGGGACGCGCTGCGCGATCTCGCGGATCCCTACGCGGCGGCAGCCCGCCGCGGGCTCGGGGCTGCCGGCGGACCTGCCGCCGGCGATCACGACACTAGAGCCGCGGGCCCCGGCACGCGCGACGCGGTGCGAGGACTTCCCGAGCCCGCGCAAGAATAA
- a CDS encoding CapA family protein, which yields MPRLFTVSAAGDALITQRIASREPGFQRLTELMRSADARFVNLEGTLHEFAGHPQATSGGTYVCGSPLIIDDLKALGFNLYSAANNHMTDWGEGGIFGTLATLDRAGVVYAGLGRHLAEARTPRYLETPAGRVALMALTSTFPAGAYAGEQRPDCQGRPGINPLRFETTIAVDRATLDTLSGIDRRLDFSAARRHSIQLGFLRPDPEGITTVLGQRFTIGDPPGIRTEPHAADLAGNLAWIRDARRQAEWVVMSVHAHEQRGGDYEQPAEFIPAFCRAAVDAGADLVVGHGPHILRGMEVYRGKPIFYSLGNFVFQNETLWRQPQDFYDRLGLPPTATPADLFDARSARGGFAADSAYWESVVPVVRFDGERLAEVRLHPVTLGHGLPRWQRGSPVLAAADPGRAIIERVARLSPSCRIRWDADGFGVVS from the coding sequence ATGCCTCGTCTCTTCACCGTTTCCGCCGCCGGCGACGCGCTCATCACCCAGCGGATCGCGTCCCGCGAGCCCGGCTTTCAGCGGCTCACGGAGCTCATGCGCTCCGCGGATGCCCGCTTCGTCAACCTCGAGGGGACGCTGCACGAGTTCGCGGGCCATCCCCAGGCGACGAGCGGCGGCACCTACGTCTGCGGCTCGCCGCTCATCATCGACGACCTCAAGGCGCTCGGCTTCAACCTCTACTCGGCGGCCAACAACCACATGACCGACTGGGGCGAGGGCGGGATCTTCGGGACGCTCGCGACCCTCGACCGCGCGGGCGTCGTGTACGCCGGCCTCGGACGGCACCTCGCCGAGGCGCGGACGCCGCGCTACCTCGAGACGCCGGCCGGCCGCGTGGCGCTCATGGCGCTGACGAGCACCTTCCCGGCCGGGGCGTACGCCGGCGAGCAGCGGCCCGACTGCCAGGGCCGGCCGGGCATCAACCCGCTGCGGTTCGAGACGACGATCGCGGTCGACCGCGCGACGCTCGACACGCTCTCGGGCATCGACCGCCGCCTCGACTTCAGCGCGGCGCGCCGGCATTCGATCCAGCTCGGCTTCCTGCGGCCCGACCCGGAGGGCATCACGACCGTTCTCGGCCAGCGGTTCACGATCGGCGACCCGCCCGGCATCCGCACCGAGCCGCACGCGGCGGACCTCGCCGGCAACCTCGCCTGGATCCGCGACGCGCGCCGGCAGGCCGAATGGGTCGTCATGAGCGTCCACGCACACGAGCAGCGGGGCGGGGATTACGAGCAGCCGGCGGAGTTCATCCCGGCGTTCTGCCGCGCCGCGGTCGACGCCGGCGCGGATCTTGTCGTCGGCCACGGGCCGCACATCCTCCGCGGGATGGAGGTATACCGCGGCAAGCCGATCTTCTACAGTCTCGGGAACTTCGTCTTCCAGAACGAGACGTTGTGGCGCCAGCCCCAGGATTTCTACGACCGGCTCGGGCTCCCCCCGACGGCCACGCCCGCCGATCTCTTCGACGCGCGCAGCGCGCGGGGCGGGTTCGCGGCGGACTCGGCGTATTGGGAGAGTGTGGTGCCGGTGGTGCGGTTCGACGGCGAGCGCCTCGCGGAGGTCCGGCTGCACCCGGTTACGCTCGGACATGGGCTGCCGCGGTGGCAGCGGGGCAGCCCCGTGCTGGCGGCGGCCGATCCGGGACGCGCCATCATCGAGCGGGTGGCGCGCCTCTCGCCGTCATGCCGCATCCGGTGGGATGCCGACGGGTTCGGAGTGGTGAGCTAG
- a CDS encoding ABC transporter permease: MARYAAGRVVALVPVLAVVGVVVFLLIHLIPGDPASVILGSDASEAQVAQLRTALGLDRPLYVQLVLWFEHVLRGDLGRSIFLRQPVTRAIWDHLGPTASLTALAEGLALAVALPSGILAAWKRNTRFDQGFMMLVLLGVSIPSFWTGLNLIALFAVAVRLFPVAGYVSPLAGVGPWLASLILPAVALGFTQAGLVARMARDATIDVLAEDYIRTARSKGVREPRVLTRHAFRNALIPTMTVVGTSLANLLSGAVVVETVFVLPGIGNLVVQSISRRDYPVIEGVVLFVALVYVVVNLGVDLLYAALDPRITY; the protein is encoded by the coding sequence ATGGCCCGCTACGCGGCCGGACGGGTCGTGGCGCTCGTGCCGGTGCTCGCCGTCGTCGGCGTCGTCGTCTTTCTCCTGATCCACTTGATTCCGGGCGACCCGGCGTCGGTCATCCTCGGATCGGACGCGTCGGAGGCGCAGGTCGCGCAGCTCCGGACCGCGCTCGGTCTGGACCGGCCGCTCTACGTCCAGCTCGTGCTCTGGTTCGAGCACGTGCTGCGCGGCGACCTCGGCCGGTCGATCTTCCTGCGGCAGCCGGTCACACGCGCGATCTGGGACCACCTCGGCCCGACGGCGAGCCTGACCGCGCTGGCCGAGGGGCTTGCGCTTGCGGTGGCGCTGCCGTCCGGCATCCTCGCGGCGTGGAAGCGAAACACCCGGTTCGACCAGGGCTTCATGATGCTCGTCCTCCTCGGCGTATCGATCCCGTCGTTCTGGACGGGGCTCAACCTGATCGCGCTGTTCGCGGTCGCCGTGCGGCTGTTTCCGGTCGCCGGCTACGTCTCGCCGCTCGCGGGCGTTGGTCCCTGGCTCGCGAGCCTCATCCTGCCGGCCGTCGCGCTCGGCTTCACCCAGGCCGGGCTGGTCGCGCGCATGGCGCGCGACGCGACGATCGACGTGCTGGCGGAGGACTACATCCGGACCGCCCGGAGCAAGGGCGTGCGCGAGCCGCGCGTCCTCACCCGACACGCGTTCCGCAACGCCCTCATCCCGACGATGACCGTCGTCGGCACGAGCCTCGCGAATCTCCTGTCCGGCGCGGTCGTCGTGGAGACCGTCTTCGTCCTGCCCGGCATCGGCAACCTCGTCGTGCAATCGATCAGCCGGCGCGACTACCCGGTGATCGAAGGCGTGGTCCTGTTCGTCGCGCTCGTGTACGTCGTCGTGAACCTCGGGGTCGATCTGCTGTACGCGGCGCTCGACCCGCGCATCACCTACTAG